The genome window AAGGATTACATAAGAGAACAAGGAGATGAGCATGACAACGAGAATCGGCATCAATGGTTTCGGCAGGATCGGACGGCAGGCCTTCAAGTCCATGCTGGATTACTATCCCGATGACCTTTCCGTAGTGGCCGTCAACGACCTCTTCGACGCTCAAACCAACGCCCACCTGCTGAAGTACGACTCCAACTACGGACGCTTCCCAGGCAGTGTGGAG of Chloroflexota bacterium contains these proteins:
- a CDS encoding type I glyceraldehyde-3-phosphate dehydrogenase, yielding MTTRIGINGFGRIGRQAFKSMLDYYPDDLSVVAVNDLFDAQTNAHLLKYDSNYGRFPGSVE